From a single Okeanomitos corallinicola TIOX110 genomic region:
- a CDS encoding tetratricopeptide repeat protein, with product MQVLRSLPDQQLLDLTVSLGRGGEACVYAVPSDENLVAKIYHKPIFTHGQKLQAMIANPPENPTASLGHISIAWPQELLKATDGSDTIVGFLMPRIRQMQPIMDFYNPGNRRQNSPLFNYQYLLRTARNLAAAFAALHTSQYCIGDVNESNILVSNTALVTLVDTDSFQVRDPQENIFYRCSVGKPEYTPPELQNKTFADYDRDSSHDLFGLAVLIFQLLMEGTHPFSGIFQGLFDPPTYEARIVAGHFTYSQKQRVPYLPTPIAPAWEMLHPSLQELFVLCFEDGHNNPYLRPTAQTWLSALTEAEESLITCNANSQHLYYNHLQKCPWCERAAQLGGRDPFPSLEAIASREHLQPLKKSKTRRQQTPQIRQRVFSPSPLHHWQPVFVQNGFNYQAAKTPNKTRLYSILFGIFGLGLLGYLDLMIKFTRPFVSQNPYTQQSLISQKSKQITEDENLTFVDYYERGNTNYQNREYEQAIENFSKGIKKNPNFSKLYINRGNARYNLNDYEGALVDYNQALKINPQEVKAFVNRGNTYYMLADYSSDPDKKYEQAIQNFDTAISLNYRDTEAYIRRGIVRFQIAKYSSNYQQQYQQSIADFTQAINLNASKAEAYFQRGLARYQFAQYSSNYAQEYQQAIADFNRALNIDPRMAKVYLKRGMVHYELAQYGESKVKENQAQAIKDLEKSAQIYLEQEDMDNYQQAISNICVIVSKKCDALFQSSIIFRRLNP from the coding sequence ATGCAGGTACTTCGTTCTCTTCCCGATCAGCAACTTCTCGATCTCACAGTCAGTTTAGGACGTGGTGGTGAAGCTTGTGTTTATGCAGTGCCATCTGATGAAAATTTAGTCGCAAAAATCTATCACAAGCCCATATTCACCCATGGTCAGAAACTTCAGGCCATGATTGCCAACCCTCCAGAAAACCCTACAGCCAGCTTAGGGCATATTTCTATTGCTTGGCCACAGGAATTATTAAAAGCAACAGATGGTAGTGATACGATTGTTGGTTTTTTAATGCCTCGCATCCGACAAATGCAGCCAATTATGGATTTTTATAATCCAGGCAACCGTCGTCAAAATAGCCCTTTATTTAATTACCAATATTTATTGCGGACTGCTCGTAATTTAGCAGCAGCTTTTGCCGCTTTGCACACCAGTCAATATTGTATTGGTGATGTGAATGAGTCAAATATTTTAGTTAGTAATACCGCATTAGTGACCTTGGTGGATACCGACTCTTTCCAAGTCCGTGATCCCCAAGAAAATATTTTTTATCGTTGTTCAGTGGGTAAACCTGAATATACACCTCCAGAACTGCAAAATAAAACTTTTGCTGACTATGATCGGGATAGTTCCCATGATTTATTTGGGTTAGCTGTACTGATTTTCCAATTGTTAATGGAAGGTACACACCCATTTTCTGGGATTTTTCAAGGTTTATTTGATCCCCCAACCTACGAAGCCAGAATTGTGGCTGGTCATTTTACCTATAGTCAGAAGCAAAGAGTTCCTTATTTGCCTACTCCCATTGCTCCTGCTTGGGAAATGCTACATCCTAGCTTACAGGAACTGTTTGTACTTTGTTTTGAAGATGGCCATAACAATCCCTATTTACGCCCTACGGCTCAAACCTGGTTATCAGCGCTGACAGAAGCAGAAGAAAGTTTAATTACTTGTAATGCTAACAGCCAACATCTTTACTATAACCATTTGCAAAAGTGTCCTTGGTGCGAACGTGCTGCCCAGTTAGGTGGACGTGATCCTTTTCCATCGTTAGAAGCGATCGCTTCTAGGGAACATCTGCAACCACTGAAAAAGTCAAAAACTCGTCGTCAACAAACGCCTCAAATACGTCAACGAGTTTTTTCACCATCACCCCTACATCATTGGCAACCAGTATTTGTCCAAAATGGGTTTAATTATCAAGCAGCTAAAACTCCAAACAAGACCAGGCTCTACAGCATTTTGTTTGGTATTTTTGGTTTGGGTTTGCTAGGTTATTTAGATTTAATGATCAAATTTACCCGCCCTTTTGTTTCCCAAAACCCTTACACTCAGCAAAGCCTAATTTCTCAAAAGTCTAAACAAATCACTGAAGATGAAAATCTCACTTTTGTAGATTATTATGAACGGGGTAATACTAATTACCAAAATAGAGAATATGAGCAAGCAATTGAGAACTTTAGCAAAGGGATCAAAAAAAATCCTAATTTTTCCAAATTATATATCAATCGCGGCAATGCTCGTTACAATCTCAATGATTATGAAGGAGCATTAGTAGACTATAACCAAGCCTTAAAAATTAATCCTCAAGAAGTAAAAGCCTTTGTCAATCGCGGCAACACATACTATATGTTAGCTGATTATAGTAGCGATCCTGATAAAAAATATGAACAAGCAATTCAAAACTTTGATACTGCCATTAGTCTCAATTATCGTGATACAGAAGCCTATATTAGACGAGGTATTGTTCGTTTTCAAATAGCTAAATACAGCAGTAATTACCAGCAGCAATATCAACAGTCAATTGCTGATTTTACTCAGGCAATTAACTTAAATGCCTCCAAAGCAGAAGCTTACTTTCAGCGTGGTCTTGCCCGTTATCAATTTGCCCAGTATAGCAGTAATTATGCCCAAGAATATCAACAAGCTATTGCTGACTTTAACCGAGCATTAAATATAGATCCTCGTATGGCTAAAGTTTATCTGAAACGGGGTATGGTTCATTATGAACTCGCCCAATATGGGGAAAGTAAAGTTAAAGAAAATCAGGCACAAGCCATTAAAGATTTAGAAAAATCCGCTCAAATTTACTTGGAACAAGAAGATATGGATAATTACCAACAAGCAATCAGCAATATTTGTGTGATTGTGTCCAAGAAATGTGATGCTTTATTCCAAAGTTCAATAATATTTAGAAGACTTAATCCCTAA
- a CDS encoding VWA domain-containing protein has translation MLDTLKLDEVVEFAENPEPRCPCVLLLDTSGSMQGERIEALNQGLLTFKDELVKNSLAARRVEVAIVTFDSHINVVQDFVTADQFNPPILTAQGLTTMGAGIHKSLELIQERKSQYRANGIAYYRPWVFMITDGEPQGELDDVIEQAVQRLQGDEANKRVAFFSVGVENANMHRLNQIAVRTPLKLKGLNFIEMFVWLSASMSAVSHSQVDEQVALPPIGWGSV, from the coding sequence ATGCTGGATACACTCAAACTAGATGAAGTAGTAGAATTTGCAGAAAACCCTGAACCCCGCTGCCCCTGTGTATTGTTGCTAGATACATCTGGCTCTATGCAAGGAGAGAGGATAGAGGCTCTAAACCAAGGGCTACTGACTTTCAAGGATGAACTGGTAAAAAATTCATTGGCAGCCAGAAGGGTAGAAGTAGCGATTGTGACTTTTGATAGTCATATTAACGTTGTACAGGATTTTGTGACCGCAGACCAATTCAACCCACCTATCTTAACAGCCCAAGGGCTAACGACAATGGGGGCAGGGATTCATAAATCTTTAGAACTTATTCAAGAACGTAAATCTCAGTATCGTGCTAACGGTATTGCTTACTATCGTCCTTGGGTATTTATGATTACAGATGGTGAGCCGCAAGGTGAACTAGATGATGTTATTGAACAGGCAGTACAACGCTTACAGGGAGATGAGGCAAACAAACGCGTGGCTTTCTTTTCTGTAGGAGTAGAAAATGCGAATATGCACCGTTTAAATCAAATAGCTGTACGTACACCACTCAAACTTAAAGGTTTAAACTTTATTGAAATGTTTGTGTGGTTATCAGCGAGTATGTCCGCAGTCTCCCATTCCCAGGTAGACGAGCAAGTAGCGCTACCACCTATTGGTTGGGGTTCTGTTTAA
- a CDS encoding PP2C family serine/threonine-protein phosphatase, translated as MNTPKQIPQWRIVAASVCGTSHIKNQQLCQDAHHWQILPNNVLVVAAADGAGSASLGKVGAMIAVETAIEYISSWEITNSTLADDELLGDILAHAMLAARKAVEEEAEVSKHQTGDLATTLIIMIASPKVVAVAQIGDGVAVVKDSTGNLQALTIPKSGEYINETTFLTSPDALATTQTKILRHNIVNLGVLTDGLQMLALNMLVGEPHKPFFFPLFDFVAHAEDKIVAKEQLVKFLNSERITQRTDDDLTLVIAAFNNS; from the coding sequence ATGAACACACCAAAACAGATTCCTCAGTGGCGAATAGTAGCCGCTTCCGTATGTGGAACTAGCCATATCAAAAATCAACAGTTATGTCAGGATGCTCACCATTGGCAAATATTACCTAATAATGTGTTAGTGGTTGCAGCAGCTGACGGTGCTGGTTCTGCCAGCTTGGGAAAAGTGGGAGCAATGATTGCTGTAGAAACAGCGATAGAATATATATCTAGCTGGGAAATTACCAATAGTACCCTGGCTGATGATGAATTGCTAGGCGATATACTTGCTCATGCCATGTTAGCGGCCAGAAAAGCGGTAGAAGAAGAAGCAGAGGTATCTAAACATCAAACAGGTGATTTAGCAACTACCTTAATTATTATGATCGCCAGTCCCAAAGTAGTAGCAGTAGCCCAAATTGGCGATGGTGTAGCCGTAGTTAAAGACAGTACAGGTAACCTACAAGCATTAACTATACCTAAAAGCGGTGAGTACATCAACGAAACCACGTTTTTAACGTCACCGGATGCCTTAGCTACAACTCAAACTAAAATTTTGCGTCATAACATAGTTAATCTTGGGGTTCTGACAGATGGACTACAAATGCTGGCTTTAAATATGTTGGTTGGTGAACCTCATAAACCATTCTTTTTTCCCCTGTTTGATTTTGTAGCTCATGCAGAAGATAAAATTGTGGCCAAAGAACAATTAGTGAAATTCCTAAACTCTGAACGTATTACCCAACGCACAGATGATGATTTAACGTTGGTTATAGCCGCATTCAACAACTCATAA